The Cydia strobilella chromosome 26, ilCydStro3.1, whole genome shotgun sequence sequence AGTAAATTGTTAAAGGAGAACTGAAACGCCATTAAATAGTCACAAATGACAAATATTTACTATTGAAACCTAACTTTTCGACTAGTCTATAACAGTCTTATACATTTTGGTTCAAGGACCCTTTATGTCCGTTTTTGGCCACAAGGAGACATACTATACTCTGGCACACCCAGTTTGTCAGTAGGAAAAGACGCGAGTCAAATTTTGTTTGGGAGGGCAACCCTTCACaccttttttaattttgctgccTTTTCCTGCTGAGTAACTGGGTGTGCTAgagtatatatacatacatatactcaGCATCGCCACATTAGATACTGAGCACTGAGAATTAACTAAATTTAGGGActaagttattttaattaatgtatGTAGTAAGGTAGGTaccttttcttcttcttcctcgcgttatcccggcattatgccacggctcatgggagctaatcccaagaattgacgtaggcactagtttttacgaaagcgactgccatctgacctttcaacccagaggggaaactaggccttattgggattagtccggtttcctcacgatgttttccttcaccgaaaagcaactggtaaatatcaaatgatatttcgtacatacgtTCCGAaatactcattggtacgagccggggtttaaacccgtgacctccggattgaaagtcgcacgctcttaccactaggccaccagcgctttgtgAATTAATGTATACCTAAATCACTATACATTGACACACTATCGACAATACCCATATATTTTGCTTTACACTTTGCAATGTTATTGTAACCacctaactttttattttatttttataatttatataaatttataatttatataatttatattcccTTTTGATGAAAATGGTGCAGTATTCTTTAGCTTTGGCAAAAAAAGTATTTTCCTTTTAAAACTTATCTTTGTAAAAACATGTTAAatgccaaatttcaaatttCCGACTGTATTAACtccttttttattaagtatccAGTCACTCTGGTGATATATGTATAAACCTATCGTAGAATTCATTGGATTCATCATTCCTAAATTTGTTcacaatttttatacttgaTTCTCACTACCTGTAGCTTGATTCTCACGACATAgcggaatatttttattttcgtctTCACGATGACCACTTTTTACtctgaaacaaaaatacaataattaagtgtaactttgTGATAATTGTGattaatttaaacaaatttcttttttagggttccgtacccaaagggtaaaaacgggaccctattactaagattccgctgtccgtctgtcaccaggctgtatctaatgaaccgtgatagctagacagttgaaattttcactgatgatgtatttctgttgccgctaaaacaacaaatattaaaaacagaataaaaataaatatttaagtggggctcccatacaacaaacgtgattttttgccgttttttgccttatggtacggaacccttcgtgcgcgagtccgactcgcacttggcaaaACTTGATTCTCACCACCATTTTGTTCCTAGATTCTCACCAGATAACGGAATATtgttagtttgtcaaaggactgtctcatttcaaacatagacagagagaatcatactatctttgtcttacactagtattagcacccagaagaaaaggatgagtatagtttttttgttcttatttactgacaatttggtttgaccaacttatTTGATCTATCCTTTTTTCAGGACGCTTTGAGAGAGATAGACAGACATGTTTCTGTCCCTTTTAACCACAAGACAGTAGAAAGTGTAGGATGAAGGGATTGGTGCAAGATTGGTGTAATAattgttatagttggtcaaaccaaattgtcagtaaataagaacaaaaaaaactatactcctccttttcttttgggtgctagtactagtgtaagacaaagacaatgtttgaaatgagacagtccattgacaaactataagcCCTTTACTTACGTTGTATCCCTTCCAATAGCTACAGTAAGGAGGAGGGTTCTCCTGAGCCTTACTGCGATGGCGGCAGTGATGCAGCGGATCCATCAGGCAACACTGGAAATATAAAGTCTTTggcaaaaaatcatttttggtacaatctggtaaaaaagagtagaaattaaaaagtggcaacactgtagtgtcgccctgtttttcttagattgatttgaaagggacgacactaaagtgttgccactttttaatttctactctttttgcaAATGTACAAGCTTTATCGCTGACATATTTATTTGTGAAACACtgtgtacttttctttccacgagCAACttaggcaactaatactcatcgagacaatactaaaaccccaaacacaattagtctgcgttgttttatcacagaattcccattgccacctcctgtctccatcatcagatcagctccatgtcatcataatattacattgtcatccgatttacatatgtatgcaaaatttcagctcaatcggaaatcgggaggtgggtcaaatttagcttcgaaaatttgacccacactaacaaaataactaacagggcaagttaaataaaagcttgtaaacgTAAAGTACCGAAAAACTGCAAGCCCAACAAACCCTGGCTTAGCCAGCGAATATTTTTGACGCCCCGCCACTGTCAGTTTACCCTAAGGATGTAAGGAAGCTACGAAAAACACGACTAGAGTTTGCAActgtctctagttttgttctatagTCCGCTttacactcgtgcgcgaatcgcggcgcgaagcagcgaacgcgagtgtggagcgagcGTCGCAGaactgcgaaatcgactccacactcgcattcgcggctgcgcgtcgcgattcgcgcacgagtgcggAGGGCTTATgatatttggcttaaagggctagcatccaggccataaatttaaaaaaaaacaagcattCGTACGACTGACGGAAAAACCTTATGCTGGCGACATCTGTAATACACTGCGACCGGCCAATATAAAAACAGAGATCAATCGTTACCGTAACGCACGATGCGGAAGACCGGCTGCGTCAGGTCTTGTGTTTGTGTGCGGTACTCGAGGATGGCCTCGGGACCCGAGCCGGGGGCTCTTGATGACGGTGGCTGGAGAAAGGGAACATTAAGTcagaaaaattaatttgttacgaTATGTAATTTGAAAGTATGACAATTTAGAACTAATATCGTTCGTTAGCCCaggattattttatttgatgatGCATAGTATTACTGTAAATCAAATGAATCTCCCaatacattattaataatttaaattttataacaaaacgtATTTAATATCAatctggaagaggcctatacctCTAAGGAGGGTTCTGGAGTATTTTTTTTCGATATAGACAAATTCGTTTTAAATCTTAGATTAAGTTTGTTACCCTTTCCTTATGTAAGTATTAGTATCTCAAAATTGTCGacattaatttttatgtgaatttaaataattttaattttttatgatttttgtaattaatttttattatgtaattgacagtgtatgattaataccgaataaaaatctatctatctatctatctacccaGAAATTAaaggctttttagggttccgtacccaaaaggtaaaaacgggaccctattactaaaactccgctgtccgtctgtctgttaccaggctgtatctcatgaagcgtgatagctatacaattgaaattttcacagatgatgtatttctgttgccgctataacaacaaataataaaaagtacggaaccctcggtgggcgagtccgacttgcacttggccatttttatttttatttattttatttaatgccaCTGCTGTAATGATTACTTACAATAAGAACAAAGGTGTTTTGCGACATGGAGCGTCCTTCAGCGATGCTGGAGAGGCGCTTCTGAGCCTTGCAGGCCTGCTGGCGGAAACACACCACGTTCGACATGATGGCGTCGCACTCCCAGCAGATTATTAGGCGCGTGGGCTCTTTGTTGTCGTCCTAAAATAACAATatgtaaagggccctccacactcgtgcgcgaatcgcggctttgcgccgcgtaGTATGGAGCGGCCTTAAGGAATTAACGTGTTAAGGATTTTTTATTGCGTACTATCCTCCTAAGGTCCAGACTCCAGCCATatgagatagtttgagtcccgggaaaggacatagggtagtttttatcctagaagtcatcctttaagagggtgaaaaggggggtggaaatttgtatggggaatcgataaaaagctgATTGGATAAACAATAAGCTAcctaaattactaactccacgcagacaaagtcgcgggcaaaagctagtattaaaataatttgaaattcATACCGGAGAGTCGTCTTGGTCGTCACACAACAACGAGAATAAACTGTTGCCGCCCCCGTTGATCAAACAAAGGTGCAGCAGTTTCTGGTCCTTCCTCATGCAGATGCAGCACTGCCTGGCTGGCTCAGGAGTCGGCATTTGCGGCAAGATGGACCCTGGGGTATCTACCATGTCTTCCATTCTGGCTAGTTACGTTTGAAGAAcggttattaaaattatatttcctTTTGAAGAATCGGTGATAAAAATAGGATGTAAAATAATAACTGTATATCACATATACACTTGAATATttgacttattttatatttaggacTATTTCAAGATTAGTCTCTGAGTTTACACTAATTACTATAcagtgttttgttttatttacttacacatCTTTTTCCAGCTGATCGCACGTAATTAAAAATCGATTAAATTGCGTTTCGTTTTTACTGGGGAGTACATAAAATAacttcttaaaaataaatgcgaatataattttacttttgaaaCGAAAagttagttaataaatattatcaaatattatGCACTTTGAAAAAATCGTGCTACATATCAAAACGTATATACTCTTTTTAAAGCCCTCTATTGGCGAGTAGCCGAAGCTGTTTATGAAAAATCTGAGTCtgtggggctaccgcgaaaaccgaaatttgcaaattgcggggatctttctcttttactccaatgaaggcataattagagtgacagagaaaaatgcccgcaatttgcgagcttcgattttcgcggttataaccCTGGGTCAGTCCAATaccatagaataaataatatgccCAATACAACCAGCAAATGCTTTTACTGCCATCTAGTGACGAGAAGCTGaactaaaagtttttttttttatgggctGGTTATGAGACCTTTAAGCCAAATAAAAGTTGatgcaaagaatataatactcagtAGTTGATGTCTGCAGGAGCAGTGTTgccacaaaactaaaatgcaaatgacattgacagtgacagtttcCTCGATCCTCCGGATCCTCGATTATCGCTTGCGTTGAATGTGTTTGGGATCCATATCATACTGTCGTATTTTGATGATTTAGAGGCGATTTGTAAACAACAAACGATGGTTTTACTCCATCAGTTATCCGTCCGTTATATATTATCATCCGTCATAAAACCTGGTGCTTGTGCTCACTGCTGTTTTAACTTATTTCAATGTTGATtgtgttttaaaaatgtatgcaaTAAAAAGTGAAACCGAAGAGGTACTATGCCACGGATGCCTCAGTGCAAACCGGAGGCTATCGCCCTTGACGAATTACGAAATGTACTTCTGTGTCTTAGGAAATAAACAAACGGTAGAGGTAAGTTTTTCACACATTTTTTGTTGAACCTCTACCAATAAATAATACCATTATACcattgaatttttaatacttaccaaccaaccaaccgacaacataccgaccaacattacctatgatgatgaatagtgctaggctcaaatggtaAAAGCGAATTTTTGTGATGCCTAAAAATCAACAATACAATAGTTGGCAGACCCTGGGTTCCATAGAGGGTGTGTGTGCCAACTCCAACGGCCTTACGCTTGGTGGCCAGCAGGGTGGATTGACCATTCCAATGGCAAAAAAGTCATCTACTACCTACTACAGTAGTCATGTAGTGTAGTTTGACAGCCAGTGTGGcctagcctagtgggtagtgaccctgcctgtgaagccgatggtcctggtttcaaatatatttgtgtgatgagcacagatatttgttcctgagtcatgggtgttttctatgtatttatatattatatatattgttgcctgagtacccataacacaatcctccttgggcttaccgtgggacttagtcaatctgtgtaagaatgtcttataatatttatttatttattttatttagtcatGGGCCACggtgattgcttaccatcaggtgggccaTATGCCTGTTTGCCACAGatatggtataaaaaaaacacactaaCTTCATAATAAAAGTCAACAGAGAGTATTTGAAAGACTTCTCAAAACCCTCAAAGACAGAACATCTGATTATGCCTaaaaaaaagagagaaaaaaaagaactttCGTAGCAGCTATAGCCGCATGTGCAATTTAGAATCTTTATTTACTCCGATTTCTCCTTGTTCTAGGaatacaaatatctgaatattCTTCTATGCTGGGAGTGCCAGGCGCTGCTGCGTCGAACCCAGGAATTCCGGAACACTCTGCAACGCGCACAGTACTTGCTGTCAGTGTCTCATACTGAGCAGGTACgtttataatatacatatacttcAATAATCAATGgcatttttattagtattattagtgTCTGACCAAAATTGGACGTACGGTTTTGCTTTAGTTTTGTCCGGAACTGAATTATTGGctgaaacataatttttttgtcaaaactgaAACGGTGATAGTTTAAATGATTAATCAGCTTCCCAATTTGACCATTGCAACAGTAATTTTAAGTAGTTCATTCTAGTATTTGTCATTGTACTTTGTTTCGTAGTGTTTGGACTTGGAATTACAATGTCTTTTTGTCACATATATAGGCTATGGGCAtacctcaataaaagaaacCACCTAAGCTACCTAAGTTTCATTAAGGTTAGGAATTAAGTTTAATTagctttacagtacatatggtgctactttaccgcacaagtgcgataattagcatattacgtaactatgtcgacacgagttgcgaatttcctattttccgcacttgtatcgtaatagaAATCCTTTCACAATTGATTTAAAAGTTgcttttgatattttacaggttTTACCAAAATCTTTATCCGCACTAACACACAAACACAAGCCGGATTATGACTGCATCATAGAAGAATACATATCCATAGAATCCAAAAACGAAGTAGAAATATTCATAGACAACTCAGATACACTTATAAAAGAAGAAATAGAAGATAATTTGGAGACTGATAATTTTGACACTTACAGTGATAATATCAAAGTAGAAGATGAGTTGAAAATTGTTAAAAAGACAAAGAAATATAAGAAAGATACCGAAAAGAGggaacttaaaaaaatagataaCGGGTTGGACTTAAGAAATCCTGAGAAGTATTTTAGTGAGATATGTCTGAGTGAGAAGGAGATAGAAGAGATATTGGAGAGAGAAAGAGAGGAAGATGTCAGTCGGCCGCACAAGTGTGGGACCTGCGGGTTTTGGTTTCTGAGCAAAACTGATGTGTATGAGCATAAGAAGACTATGCATAGACAGGTACTTAgatacttttcatttctcatgttctgaaagtgggtcattgttgttctatgaagtgtgcagaaagtgatattcatactcatactttattggtaatatcacagatttaatatatacgctagatgacgcaaataccacgatttgtattaaaaccaagcgtgccgactttttcatgcaaaatttacccattataggaaatatgttcttaggtaatataaattaaaggTCAGGCTTACATGCTTacaaatcaattattattattattccatcAATAACTTTACTAACCTAACCTTTACCTAAATCGTtatttgaaagtaccctcaagaaatactaacAAAGGTTATACTTagtaatggttttttttaacacatgtattttactttcctcgggtgaaaggcatcattttagcctcggactattgacggtcttactgcgttcgagcgctaAACTACCTCGAgtggaatgagtgcctttcatccttTAGTTGGAAGTTAGACGGTTAACAATCTAATATTTATGCCCTTAGGTTTGTTACTAGTAGTAGGATGCCTTCTACTCATGGGTAGGGTTTTTCCCCTATCACAATATGCTACGATCTTGCTTTTtgtcatatatttttgtatgtatttataataggGAGGCGATTTTTGAATAGCCgagtccacacagagcgagcatacgcgcgaggcaatttcgtCGCGCGCAAAACGGGCAGTGTAGaagtgcctcggccgaggcggcgcgcgcgaggcacgtcaaaaaatgtcgatacaacacgcgcgcctcggccgaggcacgtctacactgccCGTTTTGCGCGCGacgaaattgcctcgcgcgtagctcgctctgtgtggacccggctattcaAAAATCGGACCCCAGGTCATTCTCGTAAGGCTGCATTATCACTGAGGTCCAATTGCTGATTCTCGGATGCTATTGGTTGGTTCTCGCATGTCTCCTATCATCTCCGCGAATCTAGGCCTCAGTGAAATGGCAGCCTAATCAAACCCATGGCCTCCATCTTCATAGgcataattttgaatttcgcgtcTTTTAAATTACTACTAACACATTATTTTGCTGGAGTATACTAATTATCTTACGTTTTTTCAGCGAACGAAACTAGGAAAATGCCCTCAATGCGCCTGCTCCTACAAGTCCCTGTGGGACTTAGAGCTGCACAACTGGCGATCTCACTCAGTCAACCGGTGCTCGTTGTGCGGCCGTGTGGTGCCGAACCGCGACAAGGCGAAGCATTTGGCTATGCATAAGTTTAGATATCGGTGCTTGAAATGTGGAGCTGATTTTGAGTaagtatttgtgccattctcaaccaaaagggtacttattgtcgcttgtcagtaaggcgctatttccatatagcttcaattagaaatcaacatcaacaagcgacaatgtggtgccttttaattgaaaacgtcacattttttcaggGGTccctttgacataattattgaaagtcataatgtaatgattgttatattatcattagtcataattctgaaaccgttaactttcaggattttcctcgggttatcctatagataggttagggttaggtttgttttacggCAATCtggaaaagttacgcgtttctgagaaaaaccaaattatgactaatgataatatgacaatcatcacattatgactttcaataattatgtcaaacaatagagacccattttttcatcacactaaCTTGTAAAGTCTCCCTTCATCCTTCAAAAACTGAGGTGATGGTCAAAAAAGATTTTACCATTTTAAtatatagggaatattacgcaacactctgcgtagagggcgtcactagcacaatcacagggcttACCGCGAAATACGAAAATCTTAAGTTCGGTTCTGTTTCTCTATCACTAGCATAtccgatcgatagagaggcagataacgcaatgagggctaacgcgtatgaattcgccgctaggggcgctagtgtagatggtggtcttttccatagttcgaaatgtcaaatgtcacttgttacttcagtgactgacagctgttctttagtcttttggaccaccatcaacagaggcgccaactggtgagcaaaaaaacgatagccctcatttctaTTTTCGCGTTTAACGTGACACCAGGCAGGGGAGTGgtgtctgcctgtgaccacgaacgtaacgtcactcTCGAAACTTCAGACCATAAATAAACGCAAGTTTATACGCGATTAgccatttcttattcttatacacttgttgttgtcaataatgacattgtcaagtactgccatagacagtagataagatggcgctggtcgctgctgcaaaggctgcgttcagcttatggttgggccgtgtcgtacggatGCGGTCGTGGcccaaaatggtctcgccggaagatcagcgctgattttcgggtcagcattatgctgaggcgagaccatttcgtggtaaacttcaactcctacctattttataagttcctatagctttagtatataggtacttttgtatgtaattttagttttaagtttatcacgaataaaacataaaacatttgaaacatttgaatttgaattcgattaagtcccgccacaggacggacacgctatacatcaaaaatcacttgcgtttctatgtgtgaacggcacgtctgtacacgcgtcatgcgtcattgtgtgagtaagttgcttaaacagtactgagcggtcggcaaacggccgtcaatctggtgtcgcggggcgaggtaattctagtcgcggcggggcggtgcgtggccgttctgtatgataatactattactttatTCTGTGGTCTCTTGTTAGTttaattatgagtgaaaatcgtgttattATGAACGTGTTGTTGAAatcaatatgtggtattttctatgaaaagggacctaattttatatat is a genomic window containing:
- the LOC134753288 gene encoding uncharacterized protein LOC134753288; protein product: MSRMEDMVDTPGSILPQMPTPEPARQCCICMRKDQKLLHLCLINGGGNSLFSLLCDDQDDSPDDNKEPTRLIICWECDAIMSNVVCFRQQACKAQKRLSSIAEGRSMSQNTFVLIPPSSRAPGSGPEAILEYRTQTQDLTQPVFRIVRYVLPDGSAASLPPSQ
- the LOC134753065 gene encoding zinc finger protein 184-like, with translation MYAIKSETEEVLCHGCLSANRRLSPLTNYEMYFCVLGNKQTVEEYKYLNILLCWECQALLRRTQEFRNTLQRAQYLLSVSHTEQVLPKSLSALTHKHKPDYDCIIEEYISIESKNEVEIFIDNSDTLIKEEIEDNLETDNFDTYSDNIKVEDELKIVKKTKKYKKDTEKRELKKIDNGLDLRNPEKYFSEICLSEKEIEEILEREREEDVSRPHKCGTCGFWFLSKTDVYEHKKTMHRQRTKLGKCPQCACSYKSLWDLELHNWRSHSVNRCSLCGRVVPNRDKAKHLAMHKFRYRCLKCGADFDNKQWYENHERQLHSKYICAHCDRTVNTKKVLEKHIIRRHLPASCPRCGERFPTWERLRRHARDAHERSGPAYCVECDRTFINTAKYRRHLSQSQRHRPQKKVRQSKVDHAYCVECDRTFINTDKYRRHLSQSQRHRPQKKVSVPCPECGKVFSRKNYMNNHMKLFHSNQSRHHCQLCDKYFVNGWGLRSHHKFVHEKITLPKTKMCSVCGRGFGTNRVLENHMRTHTGERPFSCAHCPAAFAQRVALKAHLAAIHKQK